Proteins co-encoded in one Vibrio fortis genomic window:
- a CDS encoding RNA methyltransferase, with protein MTKAKTDTQSKGYACIGLVNPKTPENVGSVMRAAGCYGANSVFYTGTRYDHARQFHTDTKEKHLELPLIGVEDLKDIIPVGCVPVAVDLIEGAKPLPEYKHPPRAFYIFGPEDGTLKKEVTDFCRETIYVPTNGCMNLAAAVNVILYDRMAKGDNFSNHK; from the coding sequence ATGACCAAAGCTAAAACTGATACTCAGTCAAAAGGCTATGCCTGTATTGGCTTAGTAAACCCAAAGACACCTGAAAATGTTGGCTCCGTTATGCGTGCCGCTGGCTGCTACGGTGCAAATTCTGTGTTTTACACAGGTACACGTTACGACCACGCGCGTCAATTCCACACCGACACAAAAGAGAAACACTTAGAGCTTCCACTGATTGGTGTTGAAGACCTCAAAGACATTATTCCTGTTGGGTGTGTACCTGTAGCTGTCGATTTGATTGAAGGTGCCAAGCCTCTGCCTGAGTACAAACACCCTCCCCGCGCTTTCTACATTTTCGGACCTGAAGACGGCACGCTGAAAAAAGAGGTCACCGACTTCTGTCGTGAGACGATTTATGTTCCAACCAATGGTTGTATGAACCTCGCAGCGGCAGTGAACGTGATTCTTTATGATCGCATGGCAAAAGGCGATAACTTCTCGAATCATAAATAG
- a CDS encoding HI1450 family dsDNA-mimic protein, translated as MTEANDLMSYDDAIDTAYDIFLEMAPDNLEPADVILFTAQFEDRGAAELVETGDDWVGHVGFEVDKEIYAEIRIGLVNEEDDVLDDVFARMLISRDPDHKFCHILWKRD; from the coding sequence ATGACTGAAGCTAATGACTTAATGTCTTATGATGATGCAATCGACACTGCATACGACATCTTCCTTGAGATGGCACCGGATAACCTAGAGCCTGCAGACGTGATTCTATTCACTGCACAGTTCGAAGACCGTGGTGCTGCTGAACTTGTTGAAACGGGTGACGATTGGGTCGGTCATGTTGGCTTTGAAGTCGACAAAGAGATCTACGCTGAAATTCGCATTGGTCTAGTGAACGAAGAAGACGATGTACTTGATGACGTTTTCGCTCGTATGCTAATCAGCCGCGACCCAGACCATAAGTTCTGCCACATTCTTTGGAAGCGTGACTAG